A single region of the Duganella sp. BuS-21 genome encodes:
- a CDS encoding YSC84-related protein, with protein sequence MLKPTFLMRATAAVAFAGLALSACTTTTGEAKPSAAAVKTEIEQGAYTTLERLYKEVQGSRELVQKANGVLVFPNVVAAGLVVGGEYGKGVLRTGGQVADYYSVASLSVGFQAGAQSKAVVLLFMSREALDKFRNGKGWTAGVDGSVALIKVGANGEIDTNTANNPVQAFVLTNAGLMANLNLEGTKISKLNL encoded by the coding sequence ATGCTGAAACCTACCTTCCTCATGCGCGCCACTGCTGCAGTGGCCTTTGCCGGCCTGGCCCTGAGCGCTTGCACCACCACCACCGGCGAAGCCAAGCCGAGCGCGGCGGCGGTGAAGACCGAGATCGAACAGGGCGCCTACACCACGCTGGAGCGCCTTTACAAGGAAGTCCAAGGTTCGCGCGAACTGGTGCAGAAGGCCAACGGCGTGCTGGTGTTCCCGAATGTGGTTGCGGCCGGACTGGTTGTCGGTGGAGAATACGGCAAGGGCGTGCTGCGCACCGGCGGCCAGGTGGCCGATTATTACAGCGTGGCGTCGCTGTCGGTCGGCTTCCAGGCCGGCGCGCAGTCCAAGGCCGTGGTGCTGCTGTTCATGAGCCGCGAGGCGCTCGATAAATTCCGTAACGGCAAAGGCTGGACCGCCGGCGTGGACGGCTCGGTGGCGCTGATCAAAGTCGGCGCCAACGGCGAGATCGACACCAACACCGCCAACAATCCGGTGCAGGCTTTCGTGCTCACCAACGCCGGCCTGATGGCGAACCTGAATCTCGAAGGCACCAAAATTAGCAAACTCAACTTATAA